The Macaca nemestrina isolate mMacNem1 chromosome 12, mMacNem.hap1, whole genome shotgun sequence genome contains a region encoding:
- the LOC105471682 gene encoding MAP kinase-activating death domain protein isoform X10, with protein sequence MVQKKKFCPRLLDYLVIVGARHPSSDSVAQTPELLRRYPLEDHAEFPLPPDVVFFCQPEGCLSVRQRRMSLRDDTSFVFTLTDKDTGVTRYGICVNFYRSFQKRIPKEKGEGGAGSHGKEGTRATCASEEGGTESSESGSSRQPPSADSTPDVNQSPRGKRRAKAGSRSRNSTLTSLCVLSHYPFFSTFRECLYTLKRLVDCCSERLLGKKLGIPRGVQRDTMWRIFTGSLLVEEKSSALLHDLREIEAWIYRLLRSPVPVSGQKRVDIEVLPQELQPALTFALPDPSRFTLVDFPLHLPLELLGVDACLQVLTCILLEHKVVLQSRDYNALSMSVMAFVAMIYPLEYMFPVIPLLPTCMASAEQLLLAPTPYIIGVPASFFLYKLDFKMPDDVWLVDLDSNRVIAPTNAEVLPILPEPESLELKKHLKQALASMSLNTQPILNLEKFHEGQEIPLLLGRPSNDLQSTPSTEFNPLIYGNDVDSVDVATRVAMVRFFNSANVLQGFQMHTRTLRLFPRPVVAFQAGSFLASRPRQTPFAEKLARTQAVEYFGEWILNPTNYAFQRIHNNMFDPALIGDKPKWYAHQLQPIHYRVYDSNSQLAEALSVPPERDSDSEPTDDSGSDSMDYDDSSSSYSSLGDFVSEMMKCDINGDTPNVDPLTHAALGDASEVEIDELQNQKEAEEPGLDSENSQENPPLRSSSSTTASSSPSTIIHGANSEPADSTEMDDKAAVGVSKPLPSVPPSIGKSNVDRRQAEIGEGSVRRRIYDNPYFEPQYGFPPEEDEDEQGESYTPRFSQHVSGNRAQKLLRPNSLRLASDSDAESDSRASSPNSTVSNTSTEGFGGIMSFASSLYRNHSTSFSLSNLTLPTKGVREKATPFPSLKGNRRALVDQKSSVIKHSPTVKREPPSPQGRSSNSSENQQFLKEVVHNVLDGQGVGWLNMKKVRRLLESEQLRVFVLSKLNRTVQSEDDARQDIIPDVEVSRKVYKGMLDLLKCTILSLEQSYAHAGLGGMASIFGLLEIAQTHYYSKEPDKRKRSPTESVNTPVGKDPGLAGRGDPKAMAQLRVPQVGPRAPSATGKGPKELDTRSLKEENFIASIGPEVIKPVFDLGETEEKKSQISADSGVSLTSSSQRTDQDSVISVSPAVMIRSSSQDSEVSTVVSNSSGETLGADSDLSSNAGDGPGGEGSVHLASSRGTLSDSEIETNSATSTIFGKAHSLKPSVKEKLAGSPIRTSEDVSQRVYLYEGLLGRDKGSMWDQLEDAAMETFSISKERSTLWDQMQFWEDAFLDAVMLEREGMGMDQGPQEMIDRYLSLGEHDRKRLEDDEDRLLATLLHNLISYMLLMKVNKNDIRKKVRRLMGKSHIGLVYSQQINEVLDQLANLNGRDLSIWSSGSRHMKKQTFVVHAGTDTNGDIFFMEVCDDCVVLRSNIGTVYERWWYEKLINMTYCPKTKVLCLWRRNGSETQLNKFYTKKCRELYYCVKDSMERAAARQQSIKPGPELGGEFPVQDMKTGEGGLLQVTLEGINLKFMHNQVFIELNHIKKCNTVRGVFVLEEFVPEIKEVVSHKYKTPMAHEICYSVLCLFSYVAAVRSSEEDLRTPPRPVSS encoded by the exons GCACCCGAGCAGTGACAGCGTGGCCCAGACTCCTGAACTGCTACGACGATACCCCTTAGAGGATCACGCTGAGTTTCCCCTGCCCCCAGACGTCGTGTTCTTCTGTCAGCCCGAGGGCTGCCTGAGCGTGCGGCAGCGGCGCATGAGCCTCCGGGATGATACCTCTTTTGTCTTCACCCTCACTGACAAGGACACTGGAGTCACGCGATACGGCATCTGTGTTAACTTCTACCGCTCCTTCCAGAAGCGAATCCCTaaggagaagggggaaggggggGCAGGGTCCCATGGGAAGGAAGGAACCCGCGCCACCTGTGCCTCAGAAGAGGGTGGCACTGAGAGCTCAGAGAGTGGCTCATCCCGGCAGCCTCCCAGTGCCGACTCTACCCCTGATGTGAACCAGTCTCCTCGGGGCAAACGCCGGGCCAAGGCGGGGAGCCGCTCCCGCAACAGTACTCTCACGTCCCTGTGTGTGCTCAGTCACTACCCTTTTTTCTCCACCTTCCGAGAGTGTCTGTATACCCTCAAGCGCCTGGTGGACTGCTGTAGTGAGCGCCTGCTGGGCAAGAAGCTGGGCATCCCTCGAGGTGTACAAAG GGACACCATGTGGCGGATCTTTACTGGATCGCTGCTGGTGGAGGAGAAGTCAAGTGCCCTTCTGCATGACCTTCGGGAGATTGAGGCCTGGATCTATCGATTGCTGCGCTCCCCAGTACCCGTCTCTGGGCAGAAGCGAGTAGACATCGAGGTCCTACCCCAAGAGCTCCAGCCAGCTCTGACCTTTGCTCTTCCAGACCCATCTCGATTCACCCTAGTGGATTTCCCACTGCACCTTCCCTTGGAACTTCTAGGTGTGGACGCCTGTCTCCAGGTGCTAACCTGCATTCTGTTAGAGCATAAG GTGGTGCTACAGTCTCGAGACTACAATGCACTCTCCATGTCTGTGATGGCATTCGTGGCAATGATCTATCCACTGGAGTATATGTTTCCTGTCATCCCGCTGCTTCCCACCTGCATGGCATCAGCAGAGCAG CTGCTGTTGGCTCCAACTCCGTACATCATTGGGGTTCCTGCCAGCTTCTTCCTCTACAAACTGGACTTCAAAATGCCTGATGATGTATGGCTAGTGGATCTGGACAGCAACAGG GTGATTGCCCCCACCAATGCAGAAGTGCTGCCTATTCTGCCAGAACCAGAGTCACTAGagctgaaaaagcatttaaagCAG GCCTTGGCCAGCATGAGCCTCAACACCCAGCCCATCCTCAATCTGGAGAAATTTCATGAGGGCCAGGAGATACCCCTTCTCTTGGGAAGGCCTTCTAATGACCTGCAGTCCACACCGTCCACTGAATTCAACCCGCTTATCTATGGCAACGATGTGGATTCTGTGGATGTTGCAACCAG GGTCGCCATGGTACGGTTCTTCAACTCTGCCAACGTGCTGCAGGGATTTCAGATGCACACACGTACCCTGCGCCTCTTCCCTCGGCCTGTGGTAGCTTTTCAAGCTGGCTCCTTTCTAGCCTCACGTCCCCGCCAGACTCCTTTTGCCGAGAAATTGGCCAGGACTCAAGCTGTGGAGTACTTTGGGGAATGGATCCTTAACCCCACCAACTATGCCTTTCAGCGAATTCACAACA ATATGTTTGATCCAGCCCTGATTGGTGACAAGCCGAAGTGGTATGCTCATCAGCTGCAGCCTATCCACTATCGCGTCTATGACAGCAATTCCCAGCTGGCTGAGGCCCTGAGTGTACCACCAGAGCGGGACTCTGACTCCGAACCTACTGATGATAG TGGCAGTGATAGTATGGATTATGACGATTCAAGCTCTTCTTACTCCTCCCTTGGTGACTTTGTCAGTGAAATGATGAAATGTGACATTAATGGTGATACTCCCA ATGTGGACCCTCTCACGCATGCAGCACTGGGGGATGCCAGCGAGGTGGAGATTGATGAGCTGCAGAATCAGAAGGAAGCAGAAGAGCCTGGCCTAGACAGTGAGAACTCTCAGGAAAACCCCCCACTGCGCTCCAGCTCCAGCACCACTGCCAGCAGCAGCCCCAGCACCATCATCCACGGAGCCAACTCT GAACCTGCTGACTCTACGGAGATGGATGATAAGGCAGCAGTAGGCGTCTCCAAGCCCCTCCCTTCCGTGCCTCCCAGCATTGGCAAGTCGAACGTGGACAGACGTCAGGCAGAAATTGGAGAGGGGTCAGTGCGCCGACGAATCTATGACAATCCATACTTCGAGCCCCAATATGGCTTTCCCCCTGAGGAAGATGAGGATGAGCAGGGGGAAAGTTACACTCCCCGATTCAGCCAACATGTCAGTGGCAATCG GGCTCAAAAGCTGCTGCGGCCCAACAGCTTGAGACTGGCAAGTGACTCAGATGCAGAGTCAGACTCTCGGGCAAGCTCTCCCAACTCCACCGTCTCCAACACCAGCACCGAGGGCTTCGGGGGCATCATGTCTTTTGCCA GCAGCCTCTATCGGAACCACAGTACCAGCTTCAGTCTTTCAAACCTCACACTGCCCACCAAAGGTGTCCGAGAGAAGGCCACACCCTTCCCCAGTCTGAAAG GAAACAGGAGGGCGTTAGTGGATCAGAAGTCATCTGTCATTAAACACAGCCCAACAGTGAAAAGAGAACCTCCATCACCCCAGGGTCGATCCAGCAATTCTAG TGAGAACCAGCAGTTCCTGAAGGAGGTGGTACACAACGTGCTGGACGGCCAGGGAGTTGGCTGGCTCAACATGAAAAAGGTGCGCCGGCTCCTGGAGAGCGAGCAACTGCGAGTCTTTGTCCTGAGCAAGCTGAACCGTACGGTGCAGTCAGAGGACGATGCCCGGCAGGACATTATCCCGGATGTG GAGGTCAGTCGGAAGGTGTACAAGGGAATGTTAGACCTCCTCAAGTGTACAATCCTCAGCCTGGAGCAGTCCTATGCTCATGCGGGTCTGGGTGGCATGGCCAGCATCTTTGGGCTTCTGGAGATCGCCCAGACCCACTACTATAGTAAAG aacCAGACAAGCGGAAGAGAAGTCCAACAGAAAGTGTAAATACCCCAGTTGGCAAGGATCCTGGCCTAGCTGGGCGGGGGGACCCAAAGGCTATGGCACAGCTGAGAGTTCCCCAGGTGGGACCTCGGGCACCAAGTGCCACAGGAAAGGGTCCTAAGGAACTGGACACCAGAagtttaaaggaagaaaattttataGCGTCTATTG GGCCTGAAGTAATCAAACCTGTCTTTGACCTTGGTGAGACAGAGGAGAAAAAGTCCCAGATCAGCGCAGACAGTGGTGTGAGCCTGACGTCTAGTTCCCAG AGGACTGATCAAGACTCTGTCATCAGCGTGAGTCCAGCTGTTATGATCCGCAGCTCAAGTCAGGATTCTGAAGTTAGCACCGTG gtGAGTAATAGCTCTGGAGAGACTCTTGGAGCTGACAGTGACTTAAGCAGCAATGCAGGTGACGGACCAGGTGGCGAGGGCAGTGTTCACCTGGCAAGCTCTCGGGGCACTTTGTCTGATAGTGAAATTGAGACCAACTCTGCTACAAGCACCATCTTT GGTAAAGCCCATAGCTTGAAGCCAAGCGTAAAGGAGAAGCTGGCAGGCAGCCCCATTCGCACTTCTGAAGATGTGAGCCAGCGAGTCTATCTCTATGAGGGACTCCTAG GAAGGGACAAAGGATCCATGTGGGACCAGTTAGAGGATGCAGCTATGGAGACCTTTTCTATAA GCAAAGAGCGTTCTACTTTATGGGACCAAATGCAATTCTGGGAAGATGCCTTCTTAGATGCTGTGATGTTGGAGAGAGAAGGCATGGGTATGGACCAGGGTCCCCAGGAAATGATCGACAG GTACCTGTCCCTGGGAGAACATGACCGGAAGCGCCTGGAAGATGATGAAGATCGCTTGCTGGCCACCCTTTTGCACAACCTCATCTCCTACATGCTGCTGATGAAG GTAAATAAGAATGACATCCGCAAGAAGGTGAGGCGCCTAATGGGAAAGTCGCACATTGGGCTTGTGTACAGCCAGCAAATCAATGAGGTGCTTGATCAGCTGGCGAACCTG AATGGACGCGATCTCTCTATCTGGTCCAGTGGCAGCCGGCATATGAAGAAGCAGACATTTGTGGTACATGCAGGGACAGATACAAATGGAGATATCTTTTTCATGGAG GTGTGCGATGACTGTGTGGTGTTGCGTAGTAACATCGGAACAGTATATGAGCGCTGGTGGTACGAGAAGCTCATCAACATGACCTACTGTCCCAAGACCAAGGTGTTGTGCTTGTGGCGTAGAAATGGCTCTGAGACCCAGCTCAACAAGTTCTATACTAAAAAG TGTCGGGAGCTGTACTACTGTGTGAAGGACAGCATGGAGCGCGCTGCCGCCCGACAGCAAAGCATCAAACCCG GACCTGAATTGGGTGGCGAGTTCCCTGTGCAGGACATGAAGACTGGTGAGGGTGGCCTGCTGCAGGTCACCCTGGAAGGGATCAACCTCAAGTTTATGCACAATCAG GTTTTCATAGAGCTGAATCACATTAAAAAGTGCAATACAGTTCGAGGCGTCTTTGTCCTGGAGGAATTTG
- the LOC105471682 gene encoding MAP kinase-activating death domain protein isoform X25 yields the protein MVQKKKFCPRLLDYLVIVGARHPSSDSVAQTPELLRRYPLEDHAEFPLPPDVVFFCQPEGCLSVRQRRMSLRDDTSFVFTLTDKDTGVTRYGICVNFYRSFQKRIPKEKGEGGAGSHGKEGTRATCASEEGGTESSESGSSRQPPSADSTPDVNQSPRGKRRAKAGSRSRNSTLTSLCVLSHYPFFSTFRECLYTLKRLVDCCSERLLGKKLGIPRGVQRDTMWRIFTGSLLVEEKSSALLHDLREIEAWIYRLLRSPVPVSGQKRVDIEVLPQELQPALTFALPDPSRFTLVDFPLHLPLELLGVDACLQVLTCILLEHKVVLQSRDYNALSMSVMAFVAMIYPLEYMFPVIPLLPTCMASAEQLLLAPTPYIIGVPASFFLYKLDFKMPDDVWLVDLDSNRVIAPTNAEVLPILPEPESLELKKHLKQALASMSLNTQPILNLEKFHEGQEIPLLLGRPSNDLQSTPSTEFNPLIYGNDVDSVDVATRVAMVRFFNSANVLQGFQMHTRTLRLFPRPVVAFQAGSFLASRPRQTPFAEKLARTQAVEYFGEWILNPTNYAFQRIHNNMFDPALIGDKPKWYAHQLQPIHYRVYDSNSQLAEALSVPPERDSDSEPTDDSGSDSMDYDDSSSSYSSLGDFVSEMMKCDINGDTPNVDPLTHAALGDASEVEIDELQNQKEAEEPGLDSENSQENPPLRSSSSTTASSSPSTIIHGANSEPADSTEMDDKAAVGVSKPLPSVPPSIGKSNVDRRQAEIGEGAQKLLRPNSLRLASDSDAESDSRASSPNSTVSNTSTEGFGGIMSFASSLYRNHSTSFSLSNLTLPTKGVREKATPFPSLKGNRRALVDQKSSVIKHSPTVKREPPSPQGRSSNSSENQQFLKEVVHNVLDGQGVGWLNMKKVRRLLESEQLRVFVLSKLNRTVQSEDDARQDIIPDVEVSRKVYKGMLDLLKCTILSLEQSYAHAGLGGMASIFGLLEIAQTHYYSKEPDKRKRSPTESVNTPVGKDPGLAGRGDPKAMAQLRVPQVGPRAPSATGKGPKELDTRSLKEENFIASIGPEVIKPVFDLGETEEKKSQISADSGVSLTSSSQRTDQDSVISVSPAVMIRSSSQDSEVSTVVSNSSGETLGADSDLSSNAGDGPGGEGSVHLASSRGTLSDSEIETNSATSTIFGKAHSLKPSVKEKLAGSPIRTSEDVSQRVYLYEGLLGRDKGSMWDQLEDAAMETFSISKERSTLWDQMQFWEDAFLDAVMLEREGMGMDQGPQEMIDRYLSLGEHDRKRLEDDEDRLLATLLHNLISYMLLMKVNKNDIRKKVRRLMGKSHIGLVYSQQINEVLDQLANLNGRDLSIWSSGSRHMKKQTFVVHAGTDTNGDIFFMEVCDDCVVLRSNIGTVYERWWYEKLINMTYCPKTKVLCLWRRNGSETQLNKFYTKKCRELYYCVKDSMERAAARQQSIKPGPELGGEFPVQDMKTGEGGLLQVTLEGINLKFMHNQVFIELNHIKKCNTVRGVFVLEEFVPEIKEVVSHKYKTPMAHEICYSVLCLFSYVAAVRSSEEDLRTPPRPVSS from the exons GCACCCGAGCAGTGACAGCGTGGCCCAGACTCCTGAACTGCTACGACGATACCCCTTAGAGGATCACGCTGAGTTTCCCCTGCCCCCAGACGTCGTGTTCTTCTGTCAGCCCGAGGGCTGCCTGAGCGTGCGGCAGCGGCGCATGAGCCTCCGGGATGATACCTCTTTTGTCTTCACCCTCACTGACAAGGACACTGGAGTCACGCGATACGGCATCTGTGTTAACTTCTACCGCTCCTTCCAGAAGCGAATCCCTaaggagaagggggaaggggggGCAGGGTCCCATGGGAAGGAAGGAACCCGCGCCACCTGTGCCTCAGAAGAGGGTGGCACTGAGAGCTCAGAGAGTGGCTCATCCCGGCAGCCTCCCAGTGCCGACTCTACCCCTGATGTGAACCAGTCTCCTCGGGGCAAACGCCGGGCCAAGGCGGGGAGCCGCTCCCGCAACAGTACTCTCACGTCCCTGTGTGTGCTCAGTCACTACCCTTTTTTCTCCACCTTCCGAGAGTGTCTGTATACCCTCAAGCGCCTGGTGGACTGCTGTAGTGAGCGCCTGCTGGGCAAGAAGCTGGGCATCCCTCGAGGTGTACAAAG GGACACCATGTGGCGGATCTTTACTGGATCGCTGCTGGTGGAGGAGAAGTCAAGTGCCCTTCTGCATGACCTTCGGGAGATTGAGGCCTGGATCTATCGATTGCTGCGCTCCCCAGTACCCGTCTCTGGGCAGAAGCGAGTAGACATCGAGGTCCTACCCCAAGAGCTCCAGCCAGCTCTGACCTTTGCTCTTCCAGACCCATCTCGATTCACCCTAGTGGATTTCCCACTGCACCTTCCCTTGGAACTTCTAGGTGTGGACGCCTGTCTCCAGGTGCTAACCTGCATTCTGTTAGAGCATAAG GTGGTGCTACAGTCTCGAGACTACAATGCACTCTCCATGTCTGTGATGGCATTCGTGGCAATGATCTATCCACTGGAGTATATGTTTCCTGTCATCCCGCTGCTTCCCACCTGCATGGCATCAGCAGAGCAG CTGCTGTTGGCTCCAACTCCGTACATCATTGGGGTTCCTGCCAGCTTCTTCCTCTACAAACTGGACTTCAAAATGCCTGATGATGTATGGCTAGTGGATCTGGACAGCAACAGG GTGATTGCCCCCACCAATGCAGAAGTGCTGCCTATTCTGCCAGAACCAGAGTCACTAGagctgaaaaagcatttaaagCAG GCCTTGGCCAGCATGAGCCTCAACACCCAGCCCATCCTCAATCTGGAGAAATTTCATGAGGGCCAGGAGATACCCCTTCTCTTGGGAAGGCCTTCTAATGACCTGCAGTCCACACCGTCCACTGAATTCAACCCGCTTATCTATGGCAACGATGTGGATTCTGTGGATGTTGCAACCAG GGTCGCCATGGTACGGTTCTTCAACTCTGCCAACGTGCTGCAGGGATTTCAGATGCACACACGTACCCTGCGCCTCTTCCCTCGGCCTGTGGTAGCTTTTCAAGCTGGCTCCTTTCTAGCCTCACGTCCCCGCCAGACTCCTTTTGCCGAGAAATTGGCCAGGACTCAAGCTGTGGAGTACTTTGGGGAATGGATCCTTAACCCCACCAACTATGCCTTTCAGCGAATTCACAACA ATATGTTTGATCCAGCCCTGATTGGTGACAAGCCGAAGTGGTATGCTCATCAGCTGCAGCCTATCCACTATCGCGTCTATGACAGCAATTCCCAGCTGGCTGAGGCCCTGAGTGTACCACCAGAGCGGGACTCTGACTCCGAACCTACTGATGATAG TGGCAGTGATAGTATGGATTATGACGATTCAAGCTCTTCTTACTCCTCCCTTGGTGACTTTGTCAGTGAAATGATGAAATGTGACATTAATGGTGATACTCCCA ATGTGGACCCTCTCACGCATGCAGCACTGGGGGATGCCAGCGAGGTGGAGATTGATGAGCTGCAGAATCAGAAGGAAGCAGAAGAGCCTGGCCTAGACAGTGAGAACTCTCAGGAAAACCCCCCACTGCGCTCCAGCTCCAGCACCACTGCCAGCAGCAGCCCCAGCACCATCATCCACGGAGCCAACTCT GAACCTGCTGACTCTACGGAGATGGATGATAAGGCAGCAGTAGGCGTCTCCAAGCCCCTCCCTTCCGTGCCTCCCAGCATTGGCAAGTCGAACGTGGACAGACGTCAGGCAGAAATTGGAGAGGG GGCTCAAAAGCTGCTGCGGCCCAACAGCTTGAGACTGGCAAGTGACTCAGATGCAGAGTCAGACTCTCGGGCAAGCTCTCCCAACTCCACCGTCTCCAACACCAGCACCGAGGGCTTCGGGGGCATCATGTCTTTTGCCA GCAGCCTCTATCGGAACCACAGTACCAGCTTCAGTCTTTCAAACCTCACACTGCCCACCAAAGGTGTCCGAGAGAAGGCCACACCCTTCCCCAGTCTGAAAG GAAACAGGAGGGCGTTAGTGGATCAGAAGTCATCTGTCATTAAACACAGCCCAACAGTGAAAAGAGAACCTCCATCACCCCAGGGTCGATCCAGCAATTCTAG TGAGAACCAGCAGTTCCTGAAGGAGGTGGTACACAACGTGCTGGACGGCCAGGGAGTTGGCTGGCTCAACATGAAAAAGGTGCGCCGGCTCCTGGAGAGCGAGCAACTGCGAGTCTTTGTCCTGAGCAAGCTGAACCGTACGGTGCAGTCAGAGGACGATGCCCGGCAGGACATTATCCCGGATGTG GAGGTCAGTCGGAAGGTGTACAAGGGAATGTTAGACCTCCTCAAGTGTACAATCCTCAGCCTGGAGCAGTCCTATGCTCATGCGGGTCTGGGTGGCATGGCCAGCATCTTTGGGCTTCTGGAGATCGCCCAGACCCACTACTATAGTAAAG aacCAGACAAGCGGAAGAGAAGTCCAACAGAAAGTGTAAATACCCCAGTTGGCAAGGATCCTGGCCTAGCTGGGCGGGGGGACCCAAAGGCTATGGCACAGCTGAGAGTTCCCCAGGTGGGACCTCGGGCACCAAGTGCCACAGGAAAGGGTCCTAAGGAACTGGACACCAGAagtttaaaggaagaaaattttataGCGTCTATTG GGCCTGAAGTAATCAAACCTGTCTTTGACCTTGGTGAGACAGAGGAGAAAAAGTCCCAGATCAGCGCAGACAGTGGTGTGAGCCTGACGTCTAGTTCCCAG AGGACTGATCAAGACTCTGTCATCAGCGTGAGTCCAGCTGTTATGATCCGCAGCTCAAGTCAGGATTCTGAAGTTAGCACCGTG gtGAGTAATAGCTCTGGAGAGACTCTTGGAGCTGACAGTGACTTAAGCAGCAATGCAGGTGACGGACCAGGTGGCGAGGGCAGTGTTCACCTGGCAAGCTCTCGGGGCACTTTGTCTGATAGTGAAATTGAGACCAACTCTGCTACAAGCACCATCTTT GGTAAAGCCCATAGCTTGAAGCCAAGCGTAAAGGAGAAGCTGGCAGGCAGCCCCATTCGCACTTCTGAAGATGTGAGCCAGCGAGTCTATCTCTATGAGGGACTCCTAG GAAGGGACAAAGGATCCATGTGGGACCAGTTAGAGGATGCAGCTATGGAGACCTTTTCTATAA GCAAAGAGCGTTCTACTTTATGGGACCAAATGCAATTCTGGGAAGATGCCTTCTTAGATGCTGTGATGTTGGAGAGAGAAGGCATGGGTATGGACCAGGGTCCCCAGGAAATGATCGACAG GTACCTGTCCCTGGGAGAACATGACCGGAAGCGCCTGGAAGATGATGAAGATCGCTTGCTGGCCACCCTTTTGCACAACCTCATCTCCTACATGCTGCTGATGAAG GTAAATAAGAATGACATCCGCAAGAAGGTGAGGCGCCTAATGGGAAAGTCGCACATTGGGCTTGTGTACAGCCAGCAAATCAATGAGGTGCTTGATCAGCTGGCGAACCTG AATGGACGCGATCTCTCTATCTGGTCCAGTGGCAGCCGGCATATGAAGAAGCAGACATTTGTGGTACATGCAGGGACAGATACAAATGGAGATATCTTTTTCATGGAG GTGTGCGATGACTGTGTGGTGTTGCGTAGTAACATCGGAACAGTATATGAGCGCTGGTGGTACGAGAAGCTCATCAACATGACCTACTGTCCCAAGACCAAGGTGTTGTGCTTGTGGCGTAGAAATGGCTCTGAGACCCAGCTCAACAAGTTCTATACTAAAAAG TGTCGGGAGCTGTACTACTGTGTGAAGGACAGCATGGAGCGCGCTGCCGCCCGACAGCAAAGCATCAAACCCG GACCTGAATTGGGTGGCGAGTTCCCTGTGCAGGACATGAAGACTGGTGAGGGTGGCCTGCTGCAGGTCACCCTGGAAGGGATCAACCTCAAGTTTATGCACAATCAG GTTTTCATAGAGCTGAATCACATTAAAAAGTGCAATACAGTTCGAGGCGTCTTTGTCCTGGAGGAATTTG